One window of the Torulaspora delbrueckii CBS 1146 chromosome 6, complete genome genome contains the following:
- the CYS4 gene encoding cystathionine beta-synthase CYS4 (similar to Saccharomyces cerevisiae CYS4 (YGR155W); ancestral locus Anc_4.69) encodes MTVDTRTNVIDLVGNTPMVELTKLPAALGVKPRVYAKLELYNPGGSIKDRIAKSMIEYAEAAGEIHPDRTTLIEPTSGNTGIGLALIGAIKGYRTIITLPEKMSNEKVSVLKALGAEIVRTPTEAAWDSPESHIGVAERLQKEIPGAVILDQYNNPRNPEAHYLGTGKEIQDQLEKLGKFDSLKAVIAGAGTGGTISGISKWLKGKNEDIKIVGADPVGSILAQPQSLNETSAPGYKVEGIGYDFVPNVLDRSLVDVWYKTEDKASFKYARQLISNEGVLIGGSSGSAFTALLKYVAEHPELTEDDVLVVVFPDSIRSYLTKFVDDEWLKKNDLWDDEVLARVKQTSTVTKKDPFNGAKVQDLHLKPVVSVKESASLAEVIKILKDNAFDQLPVLTEDGKLSGLVTLSLLLRKISNGTSKDDSIKDIYFDFKKLNNFDQVSSYNENKSGKKKFTVFTNGSKLSDLNSFFEKNSSAIITDGLRPVHIVTKIDLLNYLA; translated from the coding sequence ATGACTGTCGACACAAGAACCAATGTTATTGACCTAGTGGGAAATACCCCAATGGTCGAGCTTACAAAGCTTCCTGCAGCTTTGGGTGTCAAACCTAGAGTTTATGCGAAGTTAGAACTTTACAACCCCGGTGGATCCATTAAGGAtagaattgcaaagagCATGATCGAGTATGCCGAGGCTGCTGGGGAAATTCATCCCGATAGAACTACATTGATTGAACCAACTTCGGGAAATACTGGTATTGGTTTAGCTTTAATCGGTGCTATAAAGGGCTATAGAACTATCATTACTTTGCCTGAGAAGATGTCGAATGAGAAGGTGTCCGTGTTGAAGGCCTTGGGTGCTGAGATTGTTCGTACTCCCACTGAAGCCGCTTGGGATTCTCCAGAATCTCATATTGGTGTTGCCGAAAGATTACAAAAGGAAATTCCAGGTGCAGTTATTCTGGATCAATACAATAACCCAAGAAACCCTGAAGCACACTACCTAGGAACTGGTAAGGAGATTcaggatcaattggaaaaattgggTAAATTTGACAGTCTAAAGGCTGTTATTGCCGGTGCTGGAACTGGTGGTACTATCTCTGGTATTTCCAAATGGTTAAAGGGTAAGAATGAGGACATCAAGATTGTGGGTGCAGACCCTGTGGGATCTATCCTTGCTCAACCACAATCTTTGAACGAAACTTCGGCTCCAGGTTACAAAGTGGAAGGTATTGGTTACGATTTTGTTCCAAACGTTCTTGACAGATCCTTGGTTGATGTTTGGTACAAGACTGAAGACaaagcttctttcaaatacGCTCGTCAGTTGATCTCGAACGAAGGTGTCTTGATTGGCGGTTCCTCGGGTAGTGCATTCACTGCTTTGCTGAAGTATGTAGCAGAGCATCCTGAGTTGACTGAAGACGATGTCCTTGTTGTTGTCTTCCCAGATTCCATCAGATCCTACTTGACCAAATTCGTTGACGATGaatggttgaagaagaacgatCTATGGGATGACGAAGTCCTTGCACGTGTCAAGCAGACTTCCACTGTTACTAAGAAAGATCCATTCAACGGTGCTAAGGTTCAGGATTTGCATTTGAAGCCTGTGGTCTCTGTTAAGGAATCTGCCAGCCTCGCAGAAGTCATTAAGATCTTGAAGGACAACGCATTCGATCAATTACCAGTTTTAACGGAAGATGGTAAATTGAGTGGGTTGGTCACATTGTCGCTATTGTTGAGGAAAATCTCTAACGGTACGTCAAAGGATGATAGCATTAAGGATATCTACTTcgacttcaagaaattgaacaacttcGATCAAGTCTCCTCTTACAATGAGAACAAATCtggtaagaagaagttcaCCGTCTTCACTAATGGGTCGAAGCTTTCGGATttgaactctttcttcgagaagAACTCTTCCGCAATTATTACCGATGGCTTGAGACCAGTTCACATTGTCACTAAGATCGATTTGTTGAACTACCTTGCTTGA
- the TDEL0F02830 gene encoding amino acid permease encodes MVSSKQSFDSRDTGLLKNVVKDPKSAPVVQNYEVTPLDSISDAVTDLEDHDKIRESLNRSLSPRHINMISVAGVIGTGLYLSTAKSLHVGGPGSLFINYTIMGGVVYLTMLCLGEMSTFMPISGSFCSYAKKFGCESFAFALMCNYWFNDAVSVASDLTALQLVLDYWKSSQHNFPYWAASLLFWVFLLGLNVIHVRVYGEAEYWLALLKVIAIVIFFILAIVVNVGHNPDHEYIGFKYWSYKEAPFVNGFKGFVTIFVSSAFSYGGTESITLTAGEARNPIRNTPRIVKTVFWRILIFYVATMFFISMNIPYDYPNLSTKSVMTSPFTIIFQMAGTKAAGSFMNAVILTSIVSAGNHALFAGSRVLYNMGLEGFVFPKLITKTNRYRAPYVAVILTWAVGGLCFGASFIGAGTLWTWLQNIVGVSNQVAWLSIAVTSIRFRKGLAQQGKTQELQFKNWTYPYGPYFLVIFVTLIILVQGWSAFDPWSTSDFFSYYLELFVFPTCWLIWWIFKRDRFVKPEDMDFITDRYIQSPQEIEENERLDNLEGYPKYRQIVSDYFL; translated from the coding sequence ATGGTTTCGAGCAAACAATCTTTCGACAGTAGAGACACTGGGTTGTTAAAGAATGTGGTCAAAGACCCAAAGTCTGCTCCAGTGGTACAGAATTATGAAGTGACCCCATTGGATTCTATTTCGGATGCTGTTACggatttggaagatcaCGATAAGATTCGTGAAAGTTTAAACCGGTCTTTGAGTCCGAGACATATCAATATGATTTCTGTTGCAGGGGTGATTGGGACCGGGCTGTACTTATCGACAGCGAAATCTCTTCATGTTGGTGGTCCGGGGTCGTTGTTCATTAATTATACCATTATGGGAGGAGTGGTTTACTTGACGATGCTGTGTCTTGGTGAAATGTCTACTTTCATGCCCATTAGTGGATCTTTTTGCTCATATGCCAAAAAATTCGGTTGTGAGTCTTTTGCGTTCGCCTTGATGTGCAATTACTGGTTCAATGATGCTGTTTCGGTGGCTAGCGATCTGACTGCGCTGCAGTTGGTTTTGGATTACTGGAAATCTTCACAACACAATTTCCCATATTGGGCTGCTTCGCTGTTGTTTTGGGTGTTTTTACTGGGGCTTAACGTAATTCACGTCAGGGTTTATGGTGAAGCGGAGTACTGGTTGGCCTTGTTAAAGGTAATCGCTATTGTGATCTTCTTTATTTTAGCCATTGTGGTGAATGTGGGTCATAATCCAGACCATGAATATATCGGATTCAAATACTGGAGTTACAAGGAGGCACCATTCGTGAACGGTTTCAAAGGGTTTGTAACCATCTTTGTCAGTTCGGCTTTCTCCTACGGTGGTACCGAAAGTATCACATTGACCGCAGGTGAGGCAAGGAACCCGATTAGAAACACACCTAGAATTGTTAAGACTGTTTTCTGGaggattttgatcttttaCGTGGCGACCATGTTCTTCATTTCCATGAATATCCCATACGACTATCCAAATTTGAGCACCAAATCCGTGATGACTTCTCCTTTCACtatcatcttccaaatggCCGGTACCAAAGCCGCTGGTTCATTCATGAATGCGGTGATTTTAACCAGTATCGTCAGTGCTGGGAACCACGCGCTATTTGCAGGAAGCAGAGTGTTATACAACATGGGATTAGAAGGATTTGTTTTCCCAAAACTCATTACAAAGACAAACAGATACCGTGCACCTTACGTCGCTGTAATACTCACTTGGGCCGTTGGTGGACTGTGTTTTGGAGCCAGTTTCATTGGTGCTGGTACTCTATGGACGTGGTTACAAAACATCGTCGGTGTCTCTAACCAAGTCGCTTGGCTCAGTATCGCTGTCACATCTATTAGATTCAGGAAAGGTTTAGCGCAACAGGGCAAGACTCAAGAGTTGcagttcaagaattggacCTATCCATATGGACCATATTTCCTGGTAATCTTCGTTACATTGATTATTTTAGTGCAAGGGTGGTCAGCATTTGACCCATGGAGTACTTCAGACTTCTTTTCGTATTATCTGGAATTGTTCGTCTTCCCAACATGCTGGCTCATCTGGTggatcttcaagagagacCGCTTCGTTAAGCCAGAGGATATGGATTTTATCACGGACAGATATATTCAGAGTcctcaagaaattgaagagaatgaaaggCTTGATAACCTGGAAGGCTACCCAAAATACAGGCAGATCGTTAGTGACTACTTTTTGTAA
- the DST1 gene encoding transcription elongation factor DST1 (similar to Saccharomyces cerevisiae DST1 (YGL043W); ancestral locus Anc_4.67), which translates to MMESKEVIVQVKNLEKSKTNDEVVLHILQALDKEVVPTEKLLRETKVGVEVNKFKKSSNPEIAKLVKKMITSWKDAINRSKKAKQPQQQQQQPQPQQPSQHSSAEPKKHDKFSSTKPRNSRNDGVDTNIYNHKLRDMVIRAMYDALAKDSEHPPKSILQTAKAVEEEMHKLNNCDGSEKAYKDKYRIIYSNIISKNNPDLKHKITSGDVSPFYLVNCDPKELAPEHLRRKLEEIAKQNLFNAQGATVERSVTDRFTCGKCKEKKVSYYQLQTRSADEPLTTFCTCEVCGNRWKFS; encoded by the coding sequence ATGATGGAATCGAAAGAGGTGATTGTACAGGTCAAGAACCTAGAAAAATCCAAgacaaatgatgaagtagTGCTCCACATTTTGCAGGCACTGGATAAAGAAGTGGTCCCCACTGAAAAACTACTCAGAGAGACTAAAGTAGGTGTCGAAGTgaacaagttcaagaagTCCAGTAATCCTGAGATTGCCAAATTGGTTAAGAAGATGATTACATCGTGGAAGGATGCGATTAATAGGAGCAAGAAAGCCAAACAACcccagcaacaacagcaacaaccCCAGCCACAACAACCGTCACAGCATTCTAGCGCAGAACCAAAAAAACACGATAAATTCTCTTCGACAAAACCGAGAAACAGCAGAAACGACGGCGTCGATACAAATATCTACAACCACAAGCTCCGTGATATGGTTATTCGAGCCATGTACGATGCACTTGCCAAGGACAGCGAACACCCACCAAAATCGATCCTACAAACGGCCAAAGctgtggaagaagagatgcACAAGCTCAACAACTGCGATGGCAGCGAAAAGGCCTACAAGGACAAATATCGTATCATTTACTCTAACATTATCTCAAAAAACAACCCGGACCTTAAACATAAGATTACCAGCGGTGATGTCTCGCCCTTCTACCTGGTCAATTGCGATCCTAAGGAGCTAGCACCAGAGCACTTACGTCGTAAGCTCGAAGAAATCGCAAAACAGAACCTTTTCAACGCCCAAGGTGCTACAGTGGAAAGATCGGTCACCGACAGATTCACTTGCGGTAAGTGTAAAGAGAAAAAGGTCTCTTACTATCAATTACAGACAAGATCCGCAGATGAACCTCTCACGACTTTTTGTACTTGCGAAGTTTGCGGTAACAGGTGGAAATTCTCATAA
- the HEM2 gene encoding porphobilinogen synthase HEM2 (similar to Saccharomyces cerevisiae HEM2 (YGL040C); ancestral locus Anc_4.70), whose protein sequence is MHTAEFLEVDTTDISSVLAGGYNHPLLREWQSERQLTKNMLIFPLFISDIPDDNSKIDSLPNIKRVGINKLREYLAPLVEKGLRSVILFGVPLKEGAKDPVGTSADDPEGPVIQGIKLIRREFPDLYIMCDVCLCEYTSHGHCGVLYDDGTINRETSVSRIAAVAVNYAKAGAHCVAPSDMIDGRIKDIKRGLIKAGLSHKTFVMSYAAKFSGNLYGPFRDAACSAPSHGDRKCYQLPPGGRGLARRALKRDVAEGADGIIVKPSTFYLDIMCDASNICRDLPICAYHVSGEYAMLHAAAEKGVVDLKTIAFESHQGFLRAGARLIITYFAPEFLEWLSE, encoded by the coding sequence ATGCATACTGCTGAATTCCTCGAAGTTGATACTACAGACATTTCTTCCGTCCTTGCTGGAGGTTATAACCATCCCTTGTTGAGAGAATGGCAAAGTGAACGTCAATTGACTAAGAATATGCTTATCTTCCCACTATTCATCTCTGATATCCCTGACGATAATAGCAAGATCGACTCTCTACCAAACATCAAGCGTGTGGGTATCAACAAGCTCCGGGAATACTTGGCACCTTTGGTCGAGAAGGGTTTAAGGTCTGTCATTCTATTTGGTGTTCCATTGAAAGAAGGAGCTAAGGATCCAGTGGGTACTTCTGCTGATGATCCTGAAGGACCTGTGATTCAGGGTATCAAATTAATCAGACGCGAATTTCCAGACTTATACATTATGTGCGATGTGTGTCTATGTGAATACACTTCTCATGGACACTGTGGAGTTCTTTACGATGATGGGACCATCAACAGAGAAACAAGTGTTTCGAGAATAGCTGCTGTTGCAGTCAACTACGCAAAAGCCGGTGCTCATTGTGTTGCTCCAAGTGATATGATTGACGGTAGAATTAAGGATATCAAGAGAGGTCTAATCAAAGCAGGTCTCTCGCACAAGACTTTTGTCATGTCGTATGCAGCCAAATTCAGCGGGAACCTATACGGGCCCTTCCGTGATGCAGCATGTTCAGCACCATCTCATGGTGACAGAAAATGCTACCAACTACCTCCAGGAGGCAGAGGGCTAGCTCGCAGGGCTCTAAAGCGTGATGTCGCTGAAGGTGCGGACGGTATCATCGTCAAACCATCCACTTTCTATCTGGACATTATGTGCGACGCAAGCAATATCTGCAGAGACCTACCCATCTGTGCTTACCACGTTTCTGGTGAATACGCCATGTTACACGCAGCTGCAGAGAAAGGTGTTGTCGATCTCAAGACTATCGCTTTTGAATCTCACCAAGGCTTTCTAAGAGCAGGTGCAAGATTAATCATCACCTATTTTGCACCAGAGTTTCTCGAATGGCTAAGCGAATAA
- the TDEL0F02870 gene encoding uncharacterized protein, which produces MAEESVNQMRRTIVFTVVIIYAVVSGLFILGYLIVHYHSDLKRAFRRFTLSIEEYAHFMNMKWRYSRAIDLEKYVETINYHDLKAKGLDGYKYGHVIMDRDSFERMDSHSDCTCGGGLTKFSIAELEKRNPNELANDDETCCICLELLKTQEYDTITTQDGMRVKTKGGPPTKSIKDTDIVMIPCQHYFHAGCLKEWFSPQRRGKRRPLVCPLCRMDIVKCKAFCMRLGLLMSELKVTLNSHTSPNLGSERVSELTSDSS; this is translated from the coding sequence ATGGCAGAAGAGAGCGTGAACCAGATGAGAAGAACTATAGTATTTACGGTGGTAATTATATACGCTGTTGTAAGcggtctcttcatcttaGGCTACCTAATTGTACATTATCATTCAGACCTGAAAAGGGCATTTCGACGGTTTACGCTGTCCATCGAAGAGTATGCGCATTTCATGAACATGAAATGGCGGTATAGTAGGGCAATCGATCTGGAGAAATATGTCGAGACTATCAATTACCATGATTTGAAGGCCAAAGGGTTGGACGGATACAAATATGGGCATGTTATTATGGATCGGGATAGCTTCGAAAGGATGGATTCACATTCTGATTGCACATGCGGTGGGGGACTTACCAAGTTTTCGATAGCGGAACTAGAGAAACGAAATCCCAATGAATTGGCCAATGACGACGAAACTTGTTGCATCTGTCTGGAACTGCTTAAGACGCAGGAGTACGATACGATAACAACCCAAGATGGTATGAGGGTTAAGACCAAAGGTGGGCCTCCCACaaaatctatcaaagataCCGATATTGTCATGATACCTTGCCAGCACTACTTCCATGCAGGATGTCTGAAGGAGTGGTTTAGTCCACAGAGACGTGGAAAAAGGCGGCCGCTTGTCTGTCCGCTGTGCAGGATGGACATAGTCAAATGTAAGGCGTTCTGTATGAGATTGGGACTGCTAATGAGTGAACTAAAAGTTACGCTCAACTCACATACGAGTCCGAATTTAGGTTCTGAGCGGGTCTCAGAACTGACATCTGACTCAAGTTAA
- the PTI1 gene encoding cleavage polyadenylation factor subunit PTI1 (similar to Saccharomyces cerevisiae PTI1 (YGR156W); ancestral locus Anc_4.65) — MSDPRRRKARHTLTPENLSSTIQVTSLPADWTQDTVSSVVAGSGPIIDITSKNDPRTGKLSAVLYDFKTSRDCKRAFDILKRITGLPCNLERIIPPNYEDHASGKSEISLNRDSFPWNLSLDLPFEMVSEVPLPRKPVTITTSSSSASSGAKVAFPDILSKASQHLPQFQPNTFTAADPVSKNLSKTPPLQLIEIISNLKILANQDNSRRNQLESFLKTNMDISVSVTQALLEMGFIDYNAVTNVIKMQHKGNGVMNNNSGPASTVNSNSNTPLNQNMAPLNNMPMPMPMAPPFMPPQNSQMQQPPPPPFGFVPPPMPFMSPPPAMHSPPPMISPQPGAINMVKLQTLPQNQRDMIKQVLKLTDDQLRSLPADQRTMVENLRKEYTV; from the coding sequence ATGTCAGACCCTCGGAGAAGAAAGGCCCGTCATACGCTGACGCCCGAGAACTTATCCTCGACTATTCAGGTGACAAGTCTTCCCGCAGATTGGACTCAAGATACAGTGTCATCCGTGGTGGCAGGTTCGGGACCTATTATTGATATAACGTCTAAAAATGACCCTAGAACTGGGAAACTTAGTGCTGTGCTATACGATTTCAAGACCAGTAGGGATTGTAAACGTGCatttgatatcttgaagcGTATTACTGGTCTGCCCTGCAACTTGGAAAGAATCATCCCACCAAATTATGAAGATCATGCATCTGGAAAGAGTGAAATATCTTTAAACAGAGATTCGTTCCCCTGGAATTTGAGTCTGGATCTACCATTCGAGATGGTTTCCGAAGTTCCTTTACCTCGCAAACCCGTTACAATCACGACATCGTCTTCGTCTGCGTCTAGTGGGGCGAAAGTGGCATTCCCTGATATTTTAAGTAAAGCATCTCAACATTTGCCCCAGTTTCAGCCCAATACTTTCACAGCAGCCGATCCCGTTTCGAAGAATTTAAGCAAGACCCCACCTTTGCAGTTGATCGAGATCATATCgaacttgaaaatcttGGCGAACCAGGATAATAGTAGGAGGAATCAGCTggaaagtttcttgaagactAATATGGACATTTCCGTGTCAGTCACGCAGGCGTTGCTGGAGATGGGGTTTATCGACTATAACGCTGTTACCAATGTAATAAAAATGCAGCACAAGGGTAACGGAGTAATGAACAATAATAGCGGACCAGCAAGTACCGTTAATAGCAATTCCAACACACCTTTAAACCAGAATATGGCTCCATTGAATAATATGCCCATGCCCATGCCAATGGCACCACCTTTTATGCCACCACAAAATTCACAAATGCAACAACCACCTCCACCTCCATTTGGATTTGTGCCACCCCCAATGCCATTCATGTCTCCTCCTCCTGCAATGCACTCACCACCTCCAATGATTTCACCTCAACCAGGTGCTATTAACATGGTAAAACTGCAAACATTACCACAGAATCAAAGGGATATGATTAAACAGGTATTGAAGTTAACCGATGATCAACTACGATCTCTACCAGCAGATCAACGAACAATGGTAGAAAATCTGAGAAAGGAATATACAGTATGA
- the DPC13 gene encoding Dpc13p (similar to Saccharomyces cerevisiae YGL041W-A; ancestral locus Anc_4.68), producing MLLRSNVSRRVLFSSKTITRAPRLPLTRVTTRTYAHSWDGKNPNEKVEAHLKVQRLMDDIHSHPKVMEKLNVVSEIMISKGLANENPTKPLGPWQMMKILMDKDLKVAMNDFKSELENAGINLGPEQLGPLMTVLGIEKKNKDE from the coding sequence ATGTTACTGCGGTCTAACGTCAGTAGAAGAGTACTATTTTCCTCCAAAACTATCACAAGAGCACCAAGGCTTCCCCTAACAAGAGTGACAACGAGAACGTATGCGCACTCATGGGACGGTAAGAATCCTAATGAAAAGGTGGAAGCACATTTGAAAGTACAAAGATTGATGGATGATATTCATTCACATCCCAAAGTCATGGAGAAATTAAACGTTGTTAGCGAGATTATGATTTCGAAAGGTCTTGCTAATGAGAATCCTACGAAACCTCTGGGGCCTTggcaaatgatgaagattcTCATGGATAAGGATCTAAAAGTGGCTAtgaatgatttcaagagtGAGTTAGAGAATGCTGGTATCAATTTGGGCCCCGAACAACTAGGCCCTTTGATGACAGTACTGGGTatcgagaagaagaacaaggatGAATGA
- the TDEL0F02790 gene encoding PITH domain-containing protein (ancestral locus Anc_4.71): MSHTCEDEHHDHSNHGHDHTAPIPTNAEQSLYPFIDTAKIICLNAVAPALPERLELYKSFLKEQESKFECGYYLQSDADCQVVIHIPFTGDCRLFSVILRTNANDPEAELNSPKTIKLFKNFNRNIDFDTLSSSKEDLKIEHPEDVGLRDSTESTNMDENTFVEHYLPRRIFQNCSSLTLFLQDNWSMDEDELCRIYYVELRGEFMGQRVLNNGAPMLSVYESAPNPVDHQKLEAEQDEIGLGM; the protein is encoded by the coding sequence ATGTCTCACACTTGCGAGGATGAGCATCACGATCATAGCAACCATGGCCATGATCATACGGCGCCAATTCCAACGAACGCTGAACAATCTCTTTACCCATTCATCGACACAGCCAAAATCATATGCCTGAACGCTGTTGCACCGGCTTTGCCTGAACGGTTGGAGCTTTACAAGAGCTTTTTGAAGGAACAGGAGTCCAAATTTGAGTGTGGTTACTATTTGCAGAGTGATGCTGATTGTCAAGTGGTGATCCATATACCATTTACTGGAGATTGTAGATTGTTCTCTGTCATTTTAAGGACTAATGCTAATGATCCTGAGGCAGAGCTAAATTCACCAAAGactatcaaattgttcaagaattttaACAGAaatattgattttgatacgttgagttcttcaaaagaagatttaaAAATTGAACATCCAGAAGACGTCGGTTTGAGGGATTCTACTGAGAGCACTAATATGGATGAAAACACATTTGTTGAGCACTATTTGCCGAGGCGTATATTTCAAAACTGCTCATCATTAACTCTATTTTTGCAGGACAATTGGTCCATGGATGAGGACGAGCTGTGTAGAATTTACTACGTGGAGTTAAGAGGGGAATTTATGGgacaaagagttttgaACAACGGAGCTCCCATGCTGAGCGTCTACGAGTCAGCACCAAACCCAGTGGACCATCAGAAATTGGAAGCCGAGCAAGACGAAATAGGCCTCGGCATGTAA
- the RNA15 gene encoding Rna15p (similar to Saccharomyces cerevisiae RNA15 (YGL044C); ancestral locus Anc_4.66) gives MSRSSNNTSQNHAPSKVVYLGSIPYDQTEEQILDLCSNVGPVTNLKMMFDPQTGKSKGYAFVEYKDLESSASAVRNLNGYQFGSRLLKCGYASNSDISVSDSSQQHSGPGLQNSTSFEDNATLRFPELPAGIDVNINMTTPAMMISSELAKKSHEEQLQLLRVFQDWCRENPEDAVELLKECPQLSYVIAELLLTNGISKVDDLTQLAVQKDDGTGGAGDSSNQGTATPVDPETLNKQRELLSKVLQLSDSEIAVLPDDEKMSLWDLKQRAMRGEFGII, from the coding sequence ATGAGCAGGTCGTCCAATAATACTTCACAGAATCACGCTCCTTCAAAAGTCGTTTATTTGGGGTCTATTCCCTATGACCAGACAGAAGAACAAATACTGGACCTTTGCAGTAACGTTGGTCCAGTGACTAATCTAAAAATGATGTTTGATCCACAGACTGGTAAATCTAAGGGCTATGCTTTTGTCGAATATAAGGACCTGGAGTCCAGCGCCAGTGCCGTGCGAAACCTTAATGGGTACCAGTTTGGATCTCGACTGTTGAAATGTGGTTACGCTTCTAACTCAGATATATCAGTTTCTGATTCCTCACAACAGCATTCGGGTCCAGGATTGCAGAATTCGACCTCATTCGAAGACAATGCCACCCTAAGGTTCCCAGAACTGCCCGCAGGTATCGATGTCAACATCAATATGACCACCCCAGCTATGATGATCTCCAGTGAGTTAGCCAAGAAGAGCCACGAGGAGCAATTGCAATTACTACGTGTGTTTCAAGACTGGTGTCGTGAGAATCCAGAGGACGCAGTTGAACTGCTAAAAGAGTGCCCACAATTGAGTTATGTGATCGCTGAGCTGCTCCTGACCAACGGTATAAGCAAAGTCGACGATTTGACGCAGCTGGCAGTACAAAAGGATGATGGTACCGGTGGAGCAGGCGACAGCAGCAACCAGGGAACGGCCACACCGGTAGACCCAGAGACACTAAACAAACAGCGAGAATTACTCAGTAAAGTGCTACAACTGAGTGATAGTGAGATTGCAGTGCTACCAGATGACGAGAAGATGTCACTGTGGGACTTGAAACAGCGTGCCATGAGAGGCGAGTTCGGCATCATATAA